One region of Primulina tabacum isolate GXHZ01 chromosome 1, ASM2559414v2, whole genome shotgun sequence genomic DNA includes:
- the LOC142518194 gene encoding uncharacterized protein LOC142518194: MEYQSAAKKGKTLISSFFKKRDRQASEDTSIPTVLTMQHQSSESLLFPNIQIPSCSSPRDDHQSSSTFIERDPGKRKQICEYHVNVRDEIRRSYLNMGPYQPDMLEYPGTKFGSQNRLFQKKWFQKFYWLEYSPSTNKAYCFYCFLFLNDVNSSNISALVNEGFDNWKRVNQGKTCAFLAHIGSAASSPHTMCERRAENLMRPSQHIDKVMHAQSKEEKEKNRLRLSTSIVAVRWLALQGCAFRGNDESLSSSNRGNFLELVKAFAKMNIEIDEVVLENAPKNAQYIAPEIQKEILHIMANRVRQMVREEVGDKYFCILVDEARDISKREQMAIILRFVNNHGILTERFFAFKSVRDTTSMNLKNEISNVLVHHDLHVKKIRGQGYDGASNMRGAWNGLQALFLKDCPYAYYVHCFAHRLQLTLVSAAKDVSVIWEFFSHLDNIVNIVTSSTKAHC, encoded by the coding sequence atggaatatcaatctgctgcaaagaaaggaaaaacattGATATCCTCTTTCTTTAAGAAGAGAGATCGTCAAGCTAGTGAAGATACTTCAATTCCTACGGTCCTTACAATGCAACATCAATCCAGTGAAAGTCTTCTATTTCCCAATATCCAAATTCCTTCATGTTCCTCTCCTAGAGACGATCATCAGTCTTCGTCTACTTTTATTGAACGAGATCCGGGAAAAAGAAAACAGATATGTGAATATCATGTTAATGTACGAGATGAGATAAGACGTTCATATCTAAATATGGGGCCTTATCAACCAGATATGTTGGAGTATCCAGGTACAAAATTTGGAAGCCAGAATCGTCtttttcagaaaaaatggtttcagaaattttattggttggagtattcgccttcaacaaataaggcatattgtttctattgttttcttttcctgAATGATGTTAATTCATCTAATATCTCGGCATTGGTCAATGAAGGATTTGACAATTGGAAAAGGGTAAACCAAGGAAAAACATGTGCTTTTCTTGCCCATATTGGTTCTGCAGCTTCTTCACCTCATACTATGTGTGAgagaagggctgaaaatttgatgAGGCCCTCACAACATATTGATAAAGTGATGCATGCACAATCTAAagaggaaaaagagaaaaatcgtCTGCGTTTGAGCACCTCAATTGTAGCTGTTCGTTGGCTAGCACTTCAAGGTTGTGCTTTTAGAGGTAACGATGAATCTCTATCTTCATCTAATCgtggaaattttcttgaattggtGAAGGCTTTTGCAAAAATGAATATAGAAATTGATGAAGTTGTGCTTGAGAATGCTCCAAAAAATGCCCAATATATCGCTCCAGAAATTCAGAAAGAGATTTTACATATTATGGCCAATAGAGTACGACAGATGGTTcgtgaagaagttggagataaATACTTTTGTATTCTTGTTGATGAAGCCCGAGATATATCTAAACGAGAGCAAATGGCCATTATATTGAGGTTTGTGAACAATCatgggattttgacagaaagATTTTTTGCTTTCAAAAGTGTTAGGGACACTACCtcaatgaatttgaaaaatGAGATATCAAATGTTCTTGTTCATCATGATCTCCATGTTAAGAAAATCAGAGGCCAAGGATATGATGGTGCTAGCAATATGCGTGGAGCGTGGAATGGACTTCAAGcgttatttctcaaagattgtcCCTATGCATACTATGTCCACTGTTTTGCACATCGTTTACAACTGACATTGGTTTCTGCAGCTAAGGATGTTAGTGTTATTTGGGAATTCTTTTCTCATTTGGACAATATTGTTAATATTGTCACTTCTTCTACTAAAGCGCATTGCTGA